A region of Flavobacterium album DNA encodes the following proteins:
- a CDS encoding mucoidy inhibitor MuiA family protein — translation MKRILLLLLLPSLMFAGEVKPKSTIKEVTIYRSGAQVTSEAVVNLPKGVSEVYLTGLSPLIDQNSIQVSGLKDASILSISYSVNYIDKKADTGKMNLIEAQLTEKSRSYTVLQNLITGLREEQTLLTSNRALKGEQQSLTVAQVTAFAQYYRERHAAIQTEIYDASIKSNAINKEISDLQQEYSKLTSASREQRGEILVKIDAPAPVALNLITKYNVSQAGWFPIYDIKTKGIRQPLSIFYKAHVYQNTGEDWNDVKVTLSTGDPNINNIKPEVLPQYLNFIQEYRAQQTSTKSYGYKYNPTVKKVTGVVLDQTGMPIPGVSVVEQGTNNSVQTDFDGNYSLTVRNGQNLAFTFVGMTTQILPIYAQQMNVTMEDDVQTLSEVVVEGYRNTSRSDVAATTVTSKTIEGRPNASFISTLEGQIPGLNVSTGATKEMGVTNVTFKIDKPYTIASTEEVTVITIDQFDMPATYEYFTAPLLNENVFLTVRVKDWEKFDLLPGEANIYFEGSFAGKTFLDPLQTTEELVISLGVDPNVIVERKQIDDLKAKSFLGGTRIISKNYEITVRNNKATDIELVLMDRIPVSQNKEIKVEEVKTGGADYDEKKGLLTWKLNMKPKESVKKQLSYEVRYPKEKRVNM, via the coding sequence ATGAAAAGGATACTATTACTCCTATTGCTCCCTTCCCTGATGTTTGCAGGCGAGGTAAAGCCAAAATCGACGATAAAAGAAGTAACAATATACCGAAGCGGCGCACAGGTAACATCCGAAGCGGTGGTCAATTTGCCGAAAGGCGTATCGGAAGTTTACCTCACCGGCCTCTCTCCGCTCATCGACCAGAACAGCATACAGGTAAGCGGCCTTAAAGATGCTTCTATCCTGTCTATCAGCTATTCTGTAAATTATATTGATAAAAAAGCAGATACCGGCAAAATGAACCTTATTGAAGCCCAGCTTACCGAAAAGAGCAGGAGCTACACGGTATTACAAAACCTAATTACCGGCCTTCGCGAAGAACAGACATTGCTGACATCGAACCGTGCCCTTAAAGGCGAGCAGCAAAGCCTTACCGTAGCGCAGGTGACGGCTTTCGCCCAATATTACCGTGAAAGACATGCCGCGATACAGACGGAGATCTATGACGCATCGATAAAAAGCAATGCAATAAATAAAGAAATAAGCGACCTGCAGCAGGAATACAGCAAGCTGACCAGCGCAAGCCGCGAGCAGCGCGGCGAGATATTGGTAAAGATAGATGCACCTGCCCCGGTAGCGCTCAACCTTATCACGAAATACAATGTGTCGCAGGCGGGCTGGTTCCCTATTTATGACATCAAGACGAAGGGCATCAGGCAGCCTCTGAGCATTTTTTACAAAGCCCATGTATACCAGAATACCGGCGAGGACTGGAACGATGTAAAGGTGACTCTCTCTACCGGCGACCCGAACATCAATAATATTAAGCCTGAAGTGTTGCCGCAGTACCTCAACTTCATACAGGAATATCGCGCCCAGCAAACCAGCACTAAAAGCTATGGGTATAAATATAATCCTACCGTAAAAAAGGTGACGGGCGTAGTTTTAGACCAAACAGGCATGCCTATCCCCGGGGTAAGTGTAGTTGAGCAAGGCACTAACAATAGTGTCCAGACGGACTTTGACGGGAACTATTCTCTCACTGTAAGGAATGGACAAAACCTGGCATTTACATTCGTCGGTATGACAACCCAGATACTCCCGATATATGCACAGCAGATGAATGTAACGATGGAAGATGATGTGCAGACACTAAGTGAAGTTGTGGTTGAGGGATATCGTAATACGTCAAGGTCAGATGTTGCCGCTACTACAGTAACATCAAAAACGATAGAAGGAAGGCCGAATGCATCATTTATAAGCACATTAGAAGGGCAGATTCCCGGCTTAAATGTGTCAACCGGAGCTACAAAAGAAATGGGTGTTACCAACGTTACATTCAAAATTGATAAACCTTACACCATTGCTTCTACAGAGGAAGTTACTGTCATAACCATCGACCAGTTTGATATGCCTGCCACGTATGAATATTTTACCGCGCCGCTTCTAAATGAAAATGTATTCCTTACGGTAAGGGTAAAAGACTGGGAAAAATTCGACCTGCTGCCGGGTGAAGCGAATATTTATTTTGAAGGCAGCTTTGCAGGGAAAACATTCCTTGACCCGCTACAGACTACCGAAGAGCTTGTTATCTCCCTTGGCGTTGACCCGAACGTTATCGTGGAGCGCAAGCAGATAGACGACCTGAAAGCTAAGTCGTTCCTGGGCGGCACGCGCATCATTTCTAAAAACTACGAAATCACCGTGCGCAATAACAAAGCTACTGACATAGAACTGGTACTGATGGACCGTATACCGGTATCGCAAAACAAGGAGATAAAAGTAGAAGAGGTAAAAACAGGCGGTGCCGACTATGATGAGAAAAAAGGCCTGCTCACCTGGAAGCTCAACATGAAACCGAAAGAGTCGGTGAAAAAGCAACTGTCTTATGAAGTGAGGTATCCTAAAGAAAAGAGGGTGAATATGTAA